In Trichocoleus sp. FACHB-46, the following proteins share a genomic window:
- a CDS encoding DUF6658 family protein, with protein MKNLIAFLEKVRIRQILTVFIAGVLLVISTACNSGDVNGARPQNPPVQMGGNNNPHKGGGDGYTNYKASTDAKAVRGNRADLQLVAPQLIAASNIGDIQSNSDDVLYPSANAGSTNNPAIGTRAQKELQAQVKQFPKERQPVIDRSDPGEKIMERIGEQFKDASAFVKETGDSALEKPELAPDPAKRRY; from the coding sequence GTGAAGAATTTAATCGCTTTTCTCGAAAAAGTACGAATACGTCAAATTTTAACTGTCTTTATAGCAGGCGTGCTACTGGTAATCAGTACTGCTTGTAACAGTGGAGATGTAAATGGCGCTCGTCCCCAAAATCCTCCTGTGCAAATGGGTGGTAACAACAACCCGCACAAGGGTGGTGGAGACGGCTATACCAACTACAAAGCCTCTACTGATGCTAAAGCGGTTCGCGGTAATCGGGCGGATCTACAACTCGTTGCTCCTCAATTGATCGCTGCTAGCAATATCGGTGATATCCAGAGCAATTCGGACGATGTACTTTACCCTAGTGCTAATGCTGGTAGTACTAACAATCCCGCGATCGGCACCAGAGCACAAAAAGAACTGCAAGCGCAAGTCAAACAGTTTCCTAAAGAGCGCCAACCTGTGATCGATCGCAGTGATCCGGGCGAAAAGATTATGGAAAGAATTGGCGAGCAGTTCAAAGACGCTTCTGCTTTCGTGAAAGAAACGGGTGATTCTGCTCTAGAGAAGCCAGAATTGGCCCCCGACCCTGCCAAGCGACGCTATTAA